One genomic segment of Cydia splendana chromosome 5, ilCydSple1.2, whole genome shotgun sequence includes these proteins:
- the LOC134790807 gene encoding ras-related protein Rab-14, whose product MTSGPYNYSYIFKYIIIGDMGVGKSCLLHQFTEKKFMADCPHTIGVEFGTRIIEVAGQKIKLQIWDTAGQERFRAVTRSYYRGAAGALMVYDITRRSTYNHLSSWLTDTRNLTNPSTVIFLIGNKSDLDGQRDVTYEEAKQFADENGLMFVEASAKTGQNVEEAFLETAKKIYQSIQDGRLDLNAAESGVQHKPASPGRPLAAPPAAKDNCAC is encoded by the exons ATGACATCAGGACCGTACAATTATTcttatatattcaaatatataataattggaGATATGGGAGTTGGCAAATCATGCCTGCTGCATCAGTTCACAGAGAAAAAAT TTATGGCTGACTGCCCACATACAATTGGTGTTGAGTTTGGCACCCGGATAATTGAAGTAGCGGGacaaaaaatcaaattacaaatatggGACACAGCTGGACAAGAGAGGTTCAGAGCTGTCACTCGCTCTTATTACAGAGGAGCTGCTGGGGCACTAATGGTGTATGATATAACGAGAAG GTCCACTTACAATCATTTGAGCAGCTGGCTAACGGACACACGTAATTTGACCAACCCAAGCACTGTGATATTCTTGATCGGCAACAAGTCCGACTTGGACGGCCAGAGAGACGTAACATATGAGGAAGCCAAACAATTTGCTGATGAAAATGGCCTCATGTTTGTAGAAGCAAGTGCCAAAAC TGGCCAGAACGTGGAGGAGGCATTCTTGGAGACCGCTAAAAAGATATATCAGAGTATTCAAGACGGCAGGCTGGACTTGAACGCCGCGGAGTCGGGTGTGCAGCACAAGCCCGCGTCGCCGGGCCGCCCGCTAGCCGCGCCGCCCGCTGCCAAGGACAACTGCGCCTGCTAA